Sequence from the Acidihalobacter prosperus genome:
CATGTCGGTCATTTTTTTCTTGCTCTTCAAGTCGCTTGATCTGTTTCGCCATTTCGTCCAGATGACGGAAACGCGCGGCATTGCGCTGCCAACTGCGCATCGGCTGCGCCGGCATGCTGGACGAATAGGCGCCCGGTTCATCCAGCGAACGCGCCACCAGGCTCATCCCCGTCACGTGCACATGGTCGGTCAGTCGCAAATGTCCGGCGATACCGACTCCACCGCCGATAGTGCAATAGGCCCCGACTTCGGCACTGCCGGCAATGCCGACGCAGCCGGCAATCGCCGTATGCTCGCCGATTCGCACGTTGTGCGCGACCTGAACGAGATTGTCTATCTTGACGCCATCGCCGATCACGGTGTCATCCAGTGCGCCGCGGTCAATCGTGGTATTGGCGCCGACCTCGACATCCTCGCCGAGGATGACCCTACCCAGCTGAGGCACCTTGAGCCAACGCCCTTGATCCACGGCGAACCCGAAACCATCGGCGCCGATCACCGCACCCGGGTGGATCTGCGTACGCGCACCGATACGACAGGCGGGCCCGATAGTCACGCGGGCGACCAGTCGAACATCGCTAGCAAGCTCGACACCCGCCAGCAGCACACAGCCTGGCCCGACAACCGCACCTGCGCCGATGTGACAGCCGGCCGCGACGACCGATTGTGCGCCGACGTGTGCCGTTGGGTCCACGTAAGCCTGCTCGTCGACCACCGCGCTCGGGTGAATCCCGGCGGGAGGGTGGGCGGCAGGATGCAGTAGCGTCGCCGCGCGTGCGAAAGCCACGTGCGGATTGTCGCAGATCAGACACGCCACCGGAGACTGATCCGCGTGCCTTGCCCGCAGCAACACACCCGTCGCTTGCGTCACGGCCAATCCCTTGAGGTTGCGATCATCGGCCACGAAGCTCAACGCACCGGAACCCGCGCCATGCAGCGGAGCCACATGCGTCACCAGTTTCTCGGCGTCGTCCGCTGCAACGCTGGCGCCGACGGCCTGGGCCAACTGCCCCAGGGTCATGCTCACCGACTCAGCCCCCTTTCGTTTCGTCTTATTTTGCCGACTTCTTCAGTTCCGCAAGCACCTTGTCCGTCAGATTGATCTTGTCGCTTACGTACACCACGCCATCGCTCAGAATCATATCGTAATCACCCTTCTTCGCAATGCCCAGAATGACCTGGGATATTTTTTTCTGCAGCGCCTGGAGCACCTGGTTGCGTTTGACGCCAAAATCCTCACGGAAGGAAGAAAGTTCGCGATTGAAATCGTTCTCTTTCTTCTGCAGCGAAATTTCCGCCTGCTTCTTGCGTTCGGCCGACATCGCGGCCGCATTGCGCTTGAGATCGGCCTCCTCCTTCTGAATTTCGTCGCGCAGCTGACCAAGTTTTTCCTCGCGCGGCTTGAATTCCTTCTGCAGTTCAGCGCGTGCCGCTTCTGCTTGCGGCGCCTTGGCCATGATTTCGGCGACATTGACGAAACCGATTTTCCCGCTCGCGGCCTCGCTGACCGGGGACAGCAAAAGCAACGCGGTAAGCGCGAACGAACTCAACAGGCTTTTACGTACGGACATAGAACACCTCAGAAGTAGGTACCAATATTGAACTGGAATAATTGCAAATGGTCGCCCGGCTTGGCATTGAGCGGCTTCGCCACACTGAAACTCAGGGGCCCTATGGGCGACAGCCACTCAAGACCGATACCGGCGGATGCGCGCAGGTCTTTGGTTTTGTATGTTTGTGGCGTGGCGAACACATTGCCTGCATCGACGAAAGTACTCAAACGCACCGAACTGGAGTTCTTCAGGAATGGCATCGGGAAAATCAGGCTCATTCTGCCGACGACCTTCAGGTCACCACCGACGGGAAGTCCTGAAACCGGATCTTGCGGACCCAGCGAATAATCCTGGTAGCCTGCCACGCTGTTGATACCACCAGCATAATAGGTATCGAAGAACGGCAACGTATGCGTACCGCCGTAGCCGGCACCGTAGCCAAGCGTACCGCTGAGCGACAGCGTCAGCGCATGCGTGATTGGCAGGTACTGGTGATTATCGTAACCGAGCTTGTAGTACTTGATCGAACTGCCGGGAGTAATCAGGCTCAGATCCAATGTCTGGTAGTTACCTTCGGTGGGGAATACCGTCCGGTTGCGCGAATCGTGCGAAAAGCCCAGGCCGAGCTTGAACATGCTGTAATTGTTGCCGTGACGCGCGATGAAGTCGGTCACGGTCTGCGAAGGCGTTGTCCCCGGCTGAACCTTGATGCCCTGATAACCATAGCTGGCGTCCAGGCGATCGTATTCCGAAATCGGTATGCCATAGGTAACGGTGCCGCCGAGGCGGTCGGAGCTGTAGTCGACCACGTAAACCTGCGTGGTATTGGTGCGCTGGTAATACAGGTTGACGCTTCGGCTCACCCCGTTGAGCGTGTAATAGGGATTACGGTAATTCAGCTGATAGAGCGTATTGATGGCGCTGGTATTGACACCCAGCTGAATCGCCTTGCCCTCGCCAAGGAAGTTGTTGGTACTCACGCTCGTCGACAGAATCACGCCTTCGAATTGCGAATAGCCTACGCTGGCCATGAAACTGCCTGCCAGGCGCTCCTTCACGTGCACATCCAGATTGACTTCATTGTCGCTACCGGGTACGCGTTGCGTATCGATGTTCACCGACTCGATAAACGGCAGGCGCTGCAGGCGTATTTTGGAGCGTTCTATTTCCTTGGCGGAATATTGCGAGCCTTCCAGCTGGCGCATTTCGCGCCTCAGCACCTCGCCCTGCGTGCTCTTATTACCGAAGAAATGGATCTGGTTAACGTAAACCCGCTTGCCGGGATCGATGAAAAACGCCAACCCTATCGTCTTGTTCTTGCGGTCGATTTCAGGAATTGGATTGATGTTCGCGAATGCGTAACCGTGATCGCCATAAAGCTTGGTCAAGGCCTTGATGCTGTCGGTCACTTTTTTGCGCGAAAATATTTCACCAGGCTTGATGGAGATCAGCTTTTCCAGCTCCGCCTTTGGATAAAGCAGATTGCCGGCAAGCTTCACGCTAGATACTTTGTACTGATCGCCTTCGTGAATATTGATATCGACATAGATATGCCGATGCGAAGGAGTCAGCGCCACCTGTGTGGAATCGAGCGCAAAATCGATATACCCATGGTCGAGATATTCTGAACGCAGGCTTTCCAGGGACTTGTTGAGGCGCTCTCTGGAATATTTATCCCGATCGCTCAGAAACGCCCACCAAGGCGGAATGCCGACATCCAGCAAATCGCGCAGATGCTGCTCGTTGTAGGCATGGTTGCCAACGATATTGACCTGCTTGATCTTGGCCGTGCGCCCTTCGACGATCTTGATATCGATATTCACGCGATTACGCGGCAGGTGCTTCACCGTGGTGTCGATTTTCACGTTGTATTTTCCACGCGAAAAATACTGATCGCGCAATGCGTTCTGCAATTGCTCGAGCACTTCGGGTTTGTAGATCTGAGCCTTGGCGACATGGGCCTGCATGAGCACCAGCTTGAGCTGGTCATTACTGATGACCTTGTTGCCGCTGTACTTGATGTCGTTGATCGCCGGCCGCTCCTTGACCTTCACGATCAGCACGTGATTCTGCCGGTAAAGACTTACGTCGCTGAAAAAACCCGTGTGATAAAGCGCGCTGATAATTTTGCTGGATTCCGCATCATCGAATGTTTCTCCAACATGGATCGGCAAATACGCGAAAACCGTGCCCTCGGATATCCGTTGCAGGCCTTGCACTTCGATACCGGAAACCTTGAATTTATCGGCCCCGGTCGCGGCATGCGCTTCCGCACACAGCAGCGTCATCAGGACAGGGATACACAGCGAACGCTTTAAAATCATTAAGTCAGCAACCTGGAAATGTCATTGTAAAAGGCGAGCGACATAAGCGCCCCGAGAAATACCAGTCCGATCTTCTGGCCAATCAGTTCCGCATGTTCGGAAAGCGGTTTTCCGCGCAGCAGCTCAATGGTTTGATAGAGTAGATGACCGCCATCCAGTATCGGCACCGGCAGCAGGTTCAGCACGCCGAGACTGAGGCTGACGATTGCCAGAAAGCCGAGGAAGGCGGATAGCCCTATCGCTGCCGTGATGCCGGCATATTCGGCGATGGTGACCGGACCGCTGAGGTTGCGCACCGAAGCTTCGCCGACCACAAGCTTGCCCATCACCCGCAGCGTCAATACCGTCATATCCCAAGTCCTGACCGCACCCTGGACCAGCGCCTCCAGCGGGCCATAACGTACTTCCGTGCTCAACAGTTTTCGCGCCGCTTCGGGAACGATGCCGCCGATCTGCGCATCGATAAAGCCCTTCACATGTCCGTCGGAAGTCTTCGGGCGCGGCGTGAGTGCCAGCGCGAGCCGTTTGCCGTCCCGCTCGACGGTGAGCGGCATCCTTTGCCCGGGATGATCCTGAATCTCCTTGATCCAGGCTGTGGTCGAGGTGATCGCCTTGCCATCCATGCTCAATATGCGATCACCTGGCTTGAGGCCGGATTTCGCGGCGGCCCCGCCCGGCATGACTTTGGCGATCACGGGCATCGACGGCCGCCAGACCGAGAGCCCCATCAGCTGCAAAACCTTGTCGCCCTCGCGCAGCAAGCCCAGTCCCGCGGTCGGAATCTCACGCGTTTCCAGATGGCCGCCCGGCGTGCGCACTCGCAGCACGAGACTGCCATGGCTGATGCCGTCGGCCAGCAACATGAGACGTGCCTGTTCCCATGTCTGGACCGGACTTCCGTTGACGTCGAGAATCAGATCGCGCTCGTGAAAGCCGGCCAGTGCGGCTGGGCTGCCCGGGCTTACGGCACCGACATAAGGCCGAATACCTTGCACGCCCACCATGAACATGCCGGCATACAGCAGGATCGCCAACAGGAAATTGGCCACTGGCCCGGCCGCCACGATCGCCATGCGGTGCGTGACGGGCTGCCGGTTGAACGCCCGCTCGCGCAAGGCCTCCGGCACCTCGCCCTCGCGCTCGTCGACCATTTTGACGTAGCCGCCAAAGGGCAAAGCCGCGATCACGTACTCGACCTCGTCGCGGCCATGCCAACGCAGCAGCGGCCTGCCAAAACCGACAGAAAAACGCAGTACGCGCACGCCCAGGCGACGTGCGACCCAGAAATGCCCGAACTCGTGCACCGTCACCAAAATGCTGACGGCCACGATAAAGGCGGCGATATCCCAGAGAATGTTCATGAGACGGCCTGCGTCCGGCGGTGGCGCGCATCGACGCTGCGCTGCGCAGATTGTCGGGCGCGGGCATCCCATTCCAGGATGTGGTCAAGGTCCTCGGCGTCGCCGGGAGCCAGCGCGGATAGGGTGTCTTCAATGACACCTGGTATATCGGTAAAGCGCATTCTGCGATCCAGGAACGCCGCCACGGCGATTTCGTTCGCGGCATTGAGAATCGCCGTGGCGGCACCTCCCGCCTGCATCGCCTGATAGGCGAGTTCGAGGCAGGGAAAGCGTTGTTTGTCGACGGCTTCGAAGTCCAGCCGTGCGATGGACACCAGGTCGAGCGGCCCGACTCCAGAACGAATCCGCTCGGGCCAGGCCAAGGCATGCGCGATCGGCGTGCGCATGTCGGGATTGCCCAGTTCCGCCAGCACCGAGCCGTCGCTGTAGCCGACCAGAGAGTGGATCACGCTCTGCGGATGAACCACCACGTCCACGCGCTCGGGCGCAATGTCGAACAGCCAGCAAGCCTCGATCACCTCCAAGCCCTTGTTCATCAAGGTGGCCGAATCGACCGATATCTTGCGCCCCATCGACCAATTGGGATGCGCACAGGCAGCATCCGGCGTCACCGTATGCAGGGTTTCGATGTCGCAGCATCGGAATGGGCCGCCCGAGGCGGTCAGCAGAATCCGATCGATTCCCCGAGCCGGCAGGCCCTCGGCGTGGGGACCGGTTGGAAGGCACTGGAACACGGCATTGTGCTCGCTGTCGATGGGCAACAGCAGCGCCTGGTGTTCGGCAACCTCGGCCATGAACAGGCCGCCGGCCATCACCAGTGCCTCCTTGTTGGCCAGCAGAATGCGTTTGCCGGTGCGTACGGCGGCCAAAGTCGGCAGCAGCCCTGCCGCGCCGACGATGGCGGCCATCACGGTATCCACCCGCGGCAGCGAAGCGACTTCGATCAATCCCGCCGGACCACTCAGCACACGGGTATCAAGCCCGGCGCCTTGTATGCGCTGCGCTAGATCCCGCGCGGCGGCCGGGTCCGCCATGACGGCATAGGCAGGTCGATGATTCAGACAGAGTTCAAACAGCCGTGCGCTGTCGCGATGTGCCGTCAGCGCCTCGACCCGGAACCGCTCGGGATGTCGAGCCACGACGTCCAGGGTGCTGGCTCCGATACTCCCGGTCGCGCCGAGAATGGTCAATCGCTGCACCGCCTGGGTCACAAACCGCCCCCACGCAACCATAGCCAGCCCAGCAGAAAGACCGGTGCCGCGGCCAGATGGCTGTCGAACCGATCCAGCACGCCGCCATGTCCCGGCAACAGCGACCCACTGTCCTTGGCGCCGGCCACGCGCTTGAGCAGGCTTTCGAACAGATCGCCGATGACCGAAGCCAATACCGTAACCAGGCACAGACATACGAACCCAACGCGCGCCCAGTTGTCGCCGGCGACGAAATACCAGGCGCCCGCGACGGCCAGCAGCAACGATATCAGCATCTCTCCCATCAAGCCTTCCCATGTTTTGCCGGGGCTCAGGCGGGGCGCCATGCGACGACGCCCGAAACGTCTGCCCGCCAGATAGGCGGCGCTGTCGCCTACCGCCGCCAGCACGATCAGGAACACGAGCAGCCAAGGATCATACCTTTGGAGCCACACGATGGCGAGCCATGCCGGCACCAACGAAAGCAACACGGCTATGCGCAAGACCGTCCGCAGCCCCCCGATGGCATTCAGGGATCGGCCTGGGCTGTAGATCAGCAGCAGACCGGCAACGGCCAGCCACCAGATCACGCCCATCAGGATCGGCAGACGGATATCGCCATGCATAGCCACCCGCCAGGCCACGCCGGCCGCCACGGCGACCACCAGCACGAAACTCGATCGCACCCAGACGGATTGTCCACCCGTCAGACGCGACCACTCGTCGGCGCCAATCAGGAATGTCACCAGCACCAGCGCGGCAAAAGCGATGCTGGGCAGGCCGAGGATCGCTGCCAGAGCCGCGCCCGCCAGCAACAATCCTGTGACCAGCCGTTGCTTAAACATGCGCTTCCACCTGCTCACCGGTGCGGCCGAATCGCCGTTGACGCCGACCATAGTCGGCCAAGGCCAGGTCCAGCTCGGCCACGCCGAAATCGGGCCACAATACATCGGTGAAGTAGAGTTCGGTATAGGCCAGCTGCCAAAGGAGAAAATTGCTAAGCCTGCGCTCACCGCCCGTGCGGATGAACAGGTCGGGGTCGGGCAGGCCGGAGGTTGTCAGATTCTCTGCGAGACCGTGTTCGCGGCTCCCCGGCGTGCCACCCGTCAACTCGGCACGCTCCGCGGCCTGTACGATATCCCAGCGCCCGCCATAATTGGCCGCCACCACCAGCGTCATGGCACGATTGTCGCTCGTGCGCGCCTCAGCTTCGGCCATCGCAGCCTGCAGCCGCTCCGAAAAGGCTTCGCGCGCGCCGATGAACCGCATGCGAATGCCCTGTTCCGCAAGCGTGCCGATCTCCCGGCGCAACGCCGTGATGAACAGCTCCATCAGGGCATTGACCTCGCTTTTGGGGCGCCGCCAGTTTTCGCTGCTGAAAGCAAACAGGGTCAACACTTCGACACCGCGCTGCGCGCACGCCTCGATCACCGTGCGCGCCGACTTCACGCCACGGCGGTGACCTTCGGTACGGGGCAAATGGCGGGAGCGTGCCCAGCGACCATTGCCATCCATGACGATCGCAAGGTGCCTGGGAAGACTGGCTGGGTTGGCGTTATCGGTTTGCACGTAATCGGAGGACCACCGGGATCGGAACCGTAATGGTTAAATTTCCATCAGTTCCTTTTCTTTCTGTGCGAGCATGGCGTCGACATCGGCAATACTCTGGTCGGTCGCCTTTTGGATCAGCTCCTGCGCACGCCGCTCCTCGTCTTCGGAAATTTCCTTATCCTTGACCAGGGATTTGAGATCGTTGTTCGCGTCGCGACGGATGTTGCGGACGGCCACTCGGCCGCTCTCGGCCTCGTGGCGCACCACCTTGACCAGATCGCGCCGACGCTCCTCGGTCAGCGGCGGCATCGGCACGCGGATCACGGTACCCGCGGTAGCCGGATTCAACCCCAGGTCGGAAGTCATGATGGCCTTCTCGATCGGCCCTACCATCGTCTTCTCCCAGGG
This genomic interval carries:
- the lpxD gene encoding UDP-3-O-(3-hydroxymyristoyl)glucosamine N-acyltransferase, which produces MTLGQLAQAVGASVAADDAEKLVTHVAPLHGAGSGALSFVADDRNLKGLAVTQATGVLLRARHADQSPVACLICDNPHVAFARAATLLHPAAHPPAGIHPSAVVDEQAYVDPTAHVGAQSVVAAGCHIGAGAVVGPGCVLLAGVELASDVRLVARVTIGPACRIGARTQIHPGAVIGADGFGFAVDQGRWLKVPQLGRVILGEDVEVGANTTIDRGALDDTVIGDGVKIDNLVQVAHNVRIGEHTAIAGCVGIAGSAEVGAYCTIGGGVGIAGHLRLTDHVHVTGMSLVARSLDEPGAYSSSMPAQPMRSWQRNAARFRHLDEMAKQIKRLEEQEKNDRHEDS
- a CDS encoding OmpH family outer membrane protein — its product is MSVRKSLLSSFALTALLLLSPVSEAASGKIGFVNVAEIMAKAPQAEAARAELQKEFKPREEKLGQLRDEIQKEEADLKRNAAAMSAERKKQAEISLQKKENDFNRELSSFREDFGVKRNQVLQALQKKISQVILGIAKKGDYDMILSDGVVYVSDKINLTDKVLAELKKSAK
- the bamA gene encoding outer membrane protein assembly factor BamA; the encoded protein is MILKRSLCIPVLMTLLCAEAHAATGADKFKVSGIEVQGLQRISEGTVFAYLPIHVGETFDDAESSKIISALYHTGFFSDVSLYRQNHVLIVKVKERPAINDIKYSGNKVISNDQLKLVLMQAHVAKAQIYKPEVLEQLQNALRDQYFSRGKYNVKIDTTVKHLPRNRVNIDIKIVEGRTAKIKQVNIVGNHAYNEQHLRDLLDVGIPPWWAFLSDRDKYSRERLNKSLESLRSEYLDHGYIDFALDSTQVALTPSHRHIYVDINIHEGDQYKVSSVKLAGNLLYPKAELEKLISIKPGEIFSRKKVTDSIKALTKLYGDHGYAFANINPIPEIDRKNKTIGLAFFIDPGKRVYVNQIHFFGNKSTQGEVLRREMRQLEGSQYSAKEIERSKIRLQRLPFIESVNIDTQRVPGSDNEVNLDVHVKERLAGSFMASVGYSQFEGVILSTSVSTNNFLGEGKAIQLGVNTSAINTLYQLNYRNPYYTLNGVSRSVNLYYQRTNTTQVYVVDYSSDRLGGTVTYGIPISEYDRLDASYGYQGIKVQPGTTPSQTVTDFIARHGNNYSMFKLGLGFSHDSRNRTVFPTEGNYQTLDLSLITPGSSIKYYKLGYDNHQYLPITHALTLSLSGTLGYGAGYGGTHTLPFFDTYYAGGINSVAGYQDYSLGPQDPVSGLPVGGDLKVVGRMSLIFPMPFLKNSSSVRLSTFVDAGNVFATPQTYKTKDLRASAGIGLEWLSPIGPLSFSVAKPLNAKPGDHLQLFQFNIGTYF
- the rseP gene encoding RIP metalloprotease RseP, translated to MNILWDIAAFIVAVSILVTVHEFGHFWVARRLGVRVLRFSVGFGRPLLRWHGRDEVEYVIAALPFGGYVKMVDEREGEVPEALRERAFNRQPVTHRMAIVAAGPVANFLLAILLYAGMFMVGVQGIRPYVGAVSPGSPAALAGFHERDLILDVNGSPVQTWEQARLMLLADGISHGSLVLRVRTPGGHLETREIPTAGLGLLREGDKVLQLMGLSVWRPSMPVIAKVMPGGAAAKSGLKPGDRILSMDGKAITSTTAWIKEIQDHPGQRMPLTVERDGKRLALALTPRPKTSDGHVKGFIDAQIGGIVPEAARKLLSTEVRYGPLEALVQGAVRTWDMTVLTLRVMGKLVVGEASVRNLSGPVTIAEYAGITAAIGLSAFLGFLAIVSLSLGVLNLLPVPILDGGHLLYQTIELLRGKPLSEHAELIGQKIGLVFLGALMSLAFYNDISRLLT
- the ispC gene encoding 1-deoxy-D-xylulose-5-phosphate reductoisomerase, whose amino-acid sequence is MTQAVQRLTILGATGSIGASTLDVVARHPERFRVEALTAHRDSARLFELCLNHRPAYAVMADPAAARDLAQRIQGAGLDTRVLSGPAGLIEVASLPRVDTVMAAIVGAAGLLPTLAAVRTGKRILLANKEALVMAGGLFMAEVAEHQALLLPIDSEHNAVFQCLPTGPHAEGLPARGIDRILLTASGGPFRCCDIETLHTVTPDAACAHPNWSMGRKISVDSATLMNKGLEVIEACWLFDIAPERVDVVVHPQSVIHSLVGYSDGSVLAELGNPDMRTPIAHALAWPERIRSGVGPLDLVSIARLDFEAVDKQRFPCLELAYQAMQAGGAATAILNAANEIAVAAFLDRRMRFTDIPGVIEDTLSALAPGDAEDLDHILEWDARARQSAQRSVDARHRRTQAVS
- a CDS encoding phosphatidate cytidylyltransferase; protein product: MFKQRLVTGLLLAGAALAAILGLPSIAFAALVLVTFLIGADEWSRLTGGQSVWVRSSFVLVVAVAAGVAWRVAMHGDIRLPILMGVIWWLAVAGLLLIYSPGRSLNAIGGLRTVLRIAVLLSLVPAWLAIVWLQRYDPWLLVFLIVLAAVGDSAAYLAGRRFGRRRMAPRLSPGKTWEGLMGEMLISLLLAVAGAWYFVAGDNWARVGFVCLCLVTVLASVIGDLFESLLKRVAGAKDSGSLLPGHGGVLDRFDSHLAAAPVFLLGWLWLRGGGL
- the uppS gene encoding polyprenyl diphosphate synthase, coding for MQTDNANPASLPRHLAIVMDGNGRWARSRHLPRTEGHRRGVKSARTVIEACAQRGVEVLTLFAFSSENWRRPKSEVNALMELFITALRREIGTLAEQGIRMRFIGAREAFSERLQAAMAEAEARTSDNRAMTLVVAANYGGRWDIVQAAERAELTGGTPGSREHGLAENLTTSGLPDPDLFIRTGGERRLSNFLLWQLAYTELYFTDVLWPDFGVAELDLALADYGRRQRRFGRTGEQVEAHV
- the frr gene encoding ribosome recycling factor; translation: MIDEILSDAKVRMQKSIESLKHEFAKIRTGRATPSLLEHITVDYYGNATPLNQVAKVAIEDARTLSITPWEKTMVGPIEKAIMTSDLGLNPATAGTVIRVPMPPLTEERRRDLVKVVRHEAESGRVAVRNIRRDANNDLKSLVKDKEISEDEERRAQELIQKATDQSIADVDAMLAQKEKELMEI